TCGGTTTTGAACGGTATGAAGATGAAGGTGACTATAGCTATAGACCGGATATGGGATTAACTACGGATCTCATTATTGCTGAAAGATTAGGGATTGATCTGACCTACCCCACTGAATTTACTCGTGATACCTACACCCTGAACTATGATGCCGAATTTGACGCAACGATCATAGAAGCCAGCTTGTTTCTTAATGAAAGTGAGCTGGAACGGGATGAAAGTGGATTATATAACTGGCGGCCCGAGTTTGCCGGGACGGTCAAAGGGGAAGCGGATAATTTCGGCTATCGAGTATTGGCGAACACAATGTTCGATTTTGGCTTTGACCAGAGTCTGAAATATGGCCTTGAAATGATCCAGTACGATACGGAATATCATTTTAAAAGTGATGATCTTGCGATCGCCCCAGATAGACGCTCAAAAGAAGATGCGGATAATTATGCCCTGTTTGTCGAAAATGATATCAGTATTACGAATGATTTGAATCTGATTCTAGGGGTTCGGTATGACGATTACAGTATCGATTCTACTGTGGTTGATAAAAGTTATGATGAAACAACCTACGGTTGGGGGTTGGATTATTCGCCCACGGATAATCTGCGTATTAAGGCTTCGCAAACCCAGTTATTCAAAGGGCCGGAAATTGGAGAAGTTTTCGTAGGGGCCGGCTTATACGATACGCCTAATCCAGACATAAAAGCAGAAACCGGGGTCAATAGTGAGTTGAGTGTTGGATTTGAAGACCAGGTTTTGGGGTCCGATAGATTTACCGCGGGTATAACCCTGTTTAAAACAGAAATTGACGATTACATCTATGACAATACCATTAATCGAAACACCAAAAGCAATGTCGGTGATATGGAAATCACCGGTTACGAAGCCTACCTGGGTTACGATTTAGGGCCGTTGAAAGTCTTGGTGACCTATTCAAAGGCTGATAGTGAACTGGATGCCTTTGAACGTTTTTCCGAATTTGACGGAGCACGTCTGGACAGAGAGCAAGGCGATACCATTAGCCTGATCGTAGATTACGAAATGAACCCTGAGACAACCTTGCATTGGGATATGTTGCATGTGAAAGACCTGCATGCGGGTCTGGATCTCGATAGTACATCGTTGGATTCTGGCAATAAAAAAGATGGCTATACCGTGCATAATCTGTCAGCCAGATGGAACCCAAAGTCATTGCAAGGGTTAACGATTATCGCGGGTATTGATAACCTTTTTGATGAATACTATGCCTCCCAGTCATCGCGGACTGGTGTAAGTTCACACCCTCTGTTTGGATCCTTGTACCTTCAGGATGTGGAGCCAGGGCGTAATGCCAAAGTCACCGTGTCTTACCAGTATTAATGCTGAGGCATGGGTTTTCTCCAGGGGTTGGAAAGATTTGGAATATTACCCAATCCGATAAAAACGTTTGTAATCATCAAAAGGAAAAATGAATGAAGTGTAGACGGGGCCCCAGTGTGTGGGTCAGTGGCTTGTTACTGGCCTTGTTGACTTTTACCTTTGAGGCAAAGGCAACCATTCGTCTGGTTGATATCGCAGGAAGAACGGTCGTTCTGGAAAAACCGGCAGAAAAGGTTGTGCTTGGGGAAGGTCGTTTTATGTCGGTGTTGGGCGTTTTAGGGATTAAGCAGCCAACCCGAAGAGTGGTTGGTATGATGAATGACCTGCGTCTGTATGACCCGGCCAGCTTCGAGCGTTATCGGCAATCGTTACCGGATATAGATGATATTCCAAGCTTTGGTAATACGAATGAGCAGAGTGTCAGTGTAGAAAAAATCATTCTACTGAATCCTGATGTGGCAATTTTCGGCTTGAGTGGCCATGGTCCGGGAAAGCGCTCTCGGCATATCATTGAACGGCTAGAGGCTGCGGGTATCCCGATTGTCTTTATCGATTTCAGATCGGATCCGATTAAAAATACGGCTCGAAGTGTTGAGATTGTCGGAGAAGTCTTAGGCGTGCCCGAAAAGGGTAAAGCATTTTCTGAATTCTATCGCCAGGAGCTTAACAAGGTTTCCAGGGTGGTTAACGATATCGACCCCTCTGAGTACCCCTCGGTATTATTTGAGTTAAGAGTCAGTAACCGTCAGGCCTGCTGTTTGACGGTATCGAGGGGGATGTTTGCCGAGATGGCCAGCGTGGCTGGAGGAAGAAGTATAGCCACCGATTTGCTGCCAGGTCAGGTGGGTGAGTTAAGTCTGGAGCATGCTATTCGATCTGAATTTGACATCTATGTAGGAACTGCAATTGGCTCGCTGGCTGAATCGGAACCGGGTGGTTCTGTCTCTGGAAAAAATGATAAAGATCGCCACTATCAGAACATGGTTTTGGGTCCTGGGGTAAATCAGCTTCAAGCAAGAGCTTCATTGCAAGCCCTTTTGTCAAGAAAAGGCGTGGAAGATTTTTCTGCAATCGAAAAGGGAAGGGCTTATGCTATTTGGCACCATTTTTACAATTCTCCAATGAATATTTATGCCGTGCAGAGGCTGGCAAAATGGTTTCATCCAGAGCGCTTTGCATCACTGAATCCAGAGGAAATGCTATCGACAATGTTGGAGGGGTTCTATCCGGTTGATCTTGCCGGGTCTTATTCTGTTGCTATTGACTGAATGTTTTACGTTGTTTTTTATAACTATACAAACCTGATAGAGATAACCTATGTATCGATCCCATACTGATGTTCCTGCCATTAAATCTGAAAAATATATAGCTACTCTTGCCAAACATTTCTCAAAAAAGGTTCGCGTTGACACGAATGAAGATCGATCAACGGTGTATTTCCCAATGGGAGTTTGCCATATGTCGCTATTAAACGGAGCGATGGCGTTTTCCTGTGAAGCCGATGATGAGGGTGCGCTTGAGGCTGTAGAAGGCGTTATCTCCAGTCATGTCACCATGCTGGGTGAATTAAAATCGTATCAGATATCCTGGTCTCGTTGCTGATGGAGACACCTGCTGTTTACGAGGCTGCCACTACGGCACAACGTTATCGAAAAAACAATCTCAAGCGACAGTACTTGCTGGCCATTGGCTTTTTGCTGCTCTTGCTGAGTGTGTTGGCAGATGTTGTCACCGGACCTGGAAGTTTTTCTGTTTCAACCGTTCTCGATGTTGTGCTTGGCCTGGGGAACAGTTCGCCTCAGGCCCAGATTATCATTTGGGATATTCGTCTTCCAACGGCGCTGCTGGCTCTTCTGGTCGGAGCCATGTTGGGTGCCGCTGGTGCAGAAATGCAAACCATTTTAAATAATCCCCTGGCCGATCCCTTTACTCTGGGCATCTCGTCGGCATCCAGCTTTGGTGCTGCCCTGGCCATTGTGTTGGGGGGAAGCCTAGGGCTGGAACTGTTTCCTCTGTTAAGTGATGGTCTTGTCACTGTCAGCGCCTTTGGCTTTGCGTTGTTGACATCCTGCTCACTGTATTTCCTCATTCGTAGGCGTGGTGCGTCCAGTGAAACTATGGTGCTGGTTGGGATTGCGTTGTTGTTTACCTTTAATGCGCTTTTGAGTCTACTTCAGTATTCGGCAACCGATGTTCAATTGAGTCAGATTGTATTCTGGATGATGGGCTCGTTGAGTAAGGCCAATTGGCTCAGTGTGAGTGTTTGCAGTGTGGTGGTTTTGCTTGTTGTACCCTTGTTTCTTTATCGAAGCTGGGCTTTGACAGCATTGCGCATGGGGGATGAAAAAGCTGAAAGTCTTGGTGTTGATACCAGACGCGTGCGTATTGAAATGCTTCTGTGCATTTCCCTGCTGACAGCAACCGCCGTTTCGTTTGTGGGCACTATTGCATTTGTCGGTCTGGTTGGCCCCCACATTGCCCGTATGTTGGTAGGGGAAGATCAACGTTTTTTTCTACCCATGTCGTTGATCTCGGGAGCGCTGATCATGTCATTAACGTCGCTGGTCAGTAAATCGGTGACGGACGGTGTGGTCTATCCAGTAGGCATTATTACCTCATTGGTTGGAATTCCTTTCTTTATAAGTTTGATTCTGGGTTCGCAGAGGAGACGCTGGAATTGAGCCTTAATGTTGATCATTTAACGGTTTCTTACGGCGCTAAGCGAGTGCTGGATAAACTGCAGTTGTCTAACATTGCCGCGGGTCGTTTAACGGTATTGTTAGGGCCCAATGCGGCCGGTAAATCTACCTTGTTTAAAAGTCTTGCCGGGTTGATCGCTGCCGAGGCGGCGTCCATTTCATTAAATGGGGTAGAGCTGCAATCCCTGACGAGAGCGAAGCGTTTCCAGTCGGTTTCTTATATGCCCCAGGTGTTTTCGGCCAATGTTCATTTGACGGTATTTGAAGCCGTGCTTCTGGCCAGAAAAAGCCTCAGCCGATGGCAAGTTGATGAGGATGATCTTGATGCGGTTGAGATCTGGTTACAGCGCTGCCAGGTTGAGTCATTGGCCGATCGCTATGTGAGTGAGCTTTCGGGAGGGCAACAGCAGCTGGTGTCTTTGTGTCAGATGATGGTGAGATCACCTGATCTTATCCTTCTGGATGAACCTACCAGCGCGTTGGATTTGAAGCGGCAATTACAAGTCATGTCGTTACTTAAAGCGGAAACGGTTAAGCGTAATGCGGTAACGATTGTTGCTATGCATGACCTGGGCTTAGCGGCCCGTTTTGCCGATCAGGTCATTCTTATGAATGCAGGAAGGGTATTAGGTCAAGGCGATACAGAAACATTGTTCTCATCCTCCTTGATTACCGAAACCTATGGCGTCCAGGTTGAGGTGCTGAGATCGAGCCGTGGAGAATTGATAGTAGCCCCCTTAACAAGCGACGAGGCTGGTAACCTGTCGGGCTTATAGCGACCAGGTCGTTCTGGCTTATTGAGTTCCAAGGCATACCAACAGGCTTATTGTAATACTGAGCTTCAGACGTTTTGGCAACGGGCCTTTGTTCTATGCTTTCCTTTTTGGTGGATCACAAAACGCATGTCACCGGGTTATAGTTTTTGCACAGGGAGCTGGTTGATTGATTATGCTCGAGTATAAGGGTATAGGTAGTCCTTCATGCTCAACCTGATCACCGCCGATGTTACCTTCCGTTTGGCTCTCTCCGGGTACTCTGACCGTTTACGGTGCCGCGCTTGATGCATCGGCTCATAAACACCATGCCATACAGTTGGTGTGGCCGGCTGGAGACTTCGTAATTCATTCCCAGGGGGAAACCTTTACAGGACCGGTGATGATCAACTCTCAGGTTGAGCATCGAATGCAGATGGCGGCAGGCTGGGTGATATTGGTCGAGCCCCAGAGTGATTTTGGTCAACAGCTAGCCGATTATCTGCAGCACCGTTCGCTGATGGCGATTGATATTGCTGGTTTTAATGGTGCCGTACCCGAACAGGGCGATAGTCTGGCTCCTTTGTTGGCACCTTTGTTGTCGGCGATTGGACTGGACAAGCATTATGCTCATTCCAACGGTACCACTATGTTGTCCGATCAGCGTATTCAACAATTGCTCGCCGAGCTGGATCGCTGTTTGCTCAGCCGTTGTTTGAAGCCCAGCGGTTGGCGGGCGGCCGACGTGTCCCGTCAGTTAGGTTTATCCGAAAGCCGCTTTTTGCATCTGTTCCGGGAACAGGTTGGTATTGCCTGGCGTCCCTATTTGTTGTGGCGCCGTACCATCTGTGCAATCAATGGGATGCTCCGCGGTGAACAGGCCACAACCGCCGCCCACGCGGCCGGTTTTTCTGACAGTGCCCATCTGAGCCGAACCTTTCGCACTCTTTTTGGCATGTCGATACGTGCTGTGAAGCAGCCCTCCAAACCCGGATAACTTCTGCTGTTACTGCGGGGTTTCAGCTTCTGTTTCAGTTGTGTTGTTTTTGCGTGGCCCGGGGAAAAACATATTGGTGGTTTGTTGGTAGCTTTTATACGCGGGCCGTTTTTGTACCGAAAAATATTCCGCGGGTTTGGCTCCGGTGTAGTGCACCAGGGTGACGTACATAATGCGTGACGCAAACGCCAGTCCCACGCCTAATAATGCCCAAACCCAGAGAGTATCCTGACCATACCGGCCTAGCCAGGAAGGAAGGGCGGCAATCACCAGAGCATTCCAGACCATCCATTCGGCAAAATAGTTCGGATGACGGCTGTAACGCCATAGGCCGACATTGCATACCTGATGTTTGAGCCCCTGTTGTTTCATCTTGCGCAGGAATGCGAGCTTCTGGGCATCGGCCACTGATTCCATGGCGAAGGCTCCCAGCCATAACAGCAGGCCGATGATTTCCAGCGGATGAATCTCGGGGCTCGAGTTACTGGCAATAATAAAAGCCGGAAACGCCAGAAATGACATATTGGCCACACCCTGCACCAGGGCTTCGACTTGCATCATCACCGGGATATTTTTAATGCCCTTGCGTTCCCAGCGCAGGCGTTGGTACTGATAGCGGGGGAACTCCTTTTTAAACGCACCATGGCGCCAAAGATTGAGAGCACCCAGTCCCATACGCAGACCGATAAAAAGATAAACCCCGCTCACCACCAGGCTGCGTATCGGGTTGCCATCGGCCAGTGCCAGGGTCAGGGCGCCAATCACCGCCAGCCCCAGAGGCCAGCCGATATCGACGTAGGACAAGCGGCCGGTTTTCCAGGCCGGTAAACACACGGCGACGCTGAACAGCAGCAGTTGTCCGATGGCATTGACCCAGCCTAGTTGAGCCAGATCGGCGGTAAAAAACAGCAGTGCCCAACCCGCAAGAAAAGGCAGTAATGGTGTAATCAAATGCATAGTGTCTATTCCCGTTATCAGGCGGCTTCGATACGAACAGGGGTGCCATTAAAGGCAGCGTTGCCAGTCAGCAGATCGACCCGGCGATGATCGGTCAGGCTGTTAATGCTGACACCGGGTTGCTGGGCAGCAACGCTCATGCCCGTGTTTTTGTGGTCGTGCCCCCACCCTTGAGGAATGCTGACCACACCCGGCAACATGTCATCGTTAATTTCCACGTCAATCTGTACCTGCCCGGTGGCGGACTGAACACGGACTTTTTGTCCGGCACTGATGTTCAGGGCTTCGGCATCCTGGGAGTGCAGTTGCAGGGTGACCGGGTTTTTGCCTTTGATCAGACGGTGGGCGTTGTGAGTCCAGGTATTGTGATTGCGGACCAGGCGACGGCTGACAAGGTCGAATGGAAACTGCGCTTTCACGGCCGCGTCTTCTTGCAGGCTGGCGCGCAAGCGAGGCAGGTCTTGCAGGAAGAATTCCGGCGCTAGCTGGATACTCCCGTCGGCGGTTTTTATGCGCTCTTTGGCACAGGGTTGTAGCGGACCCAGATCAATGCCATGTGGGTTGTCCTGCAGTTTTTTCAGGCTCATTTCCTGATCTTTGTAATGACCGGACTTTAACGTCATATCCAGAATAAACTCCGGCGTTGAACCATCGTCGGGTGCTCCGGTTAGACAGCTCGCCAGGTTTTTCAGAATCTCCCAGTCGTGTTTTTGCTCGGGAGTTTTATCAAACAGTGGTGGTGAATATTTCACGGTGTTGCTGACCGCAAAGCTGTTAAAGAAAACATCAAAATGCGCTACTTCCAGGCCGGTGGTGGCGGGCAAAATAATATCGGCGTGTTTGGTGGTTTCGTTCAGGTAGATATCCACGGCGACCATAAAGTCGAGTTGCTCGAAGGCTTTATCCAGACCGTCACCGTTGGGTGCCGACAGTACCGGATTTCCCGCGATGCAGAACATGGCTTTAATCTGTCCCTCGCCTTCGGTGGTGATCTCTTCGGCCAGGGCCGCAATGGGGAACTCGCCATTAAAGAACGGCAGTTTGCGCACCCGGGATTGATGACGGCCATAGGAATTTGGTTTACCCGGTTTGACGGTACGCAACAGGTCAAACGCCGGTTGTGGAAACATGGCGCCGCCAGCCCGATCAAAGTTGCCGGTGATGATGTTCAACACCAGGGTTAACCATTGGCACAGACCACCAAAGGATTGGGTTGAGGCGCCCATACGGCTGTAACAAACGGCGGAGGGTGCGTTGGCAAAGTCCTGAGCCAGCTGGTGAATCTGTGAGGCTGAAATGCCAACGGTATCGGCCACCGTCTCGGGGCTAAATTCAGCCGCCGCACTGACGACCTGCTGGTACCCCTCAATGATGGGCTGCAGATGGCGCAAGTTGCCCAGGTTATTTTCGATGATGCTGTGAATCATGGCCATCAACAGCAGGGCGTCTTTCTCCGGGCGAATAAACAGATGCTCGCTGGCTATTTTTGCGGTTTCGGTGCGGCGCGGATCCACCACCACAACCTTGCCACCGCGTTGCTGGATCGCCTTGATACGGTCGGGCATACCGGCACCGCTCATCATGCTGCCATTGGAGACCACCGGGTTGCCCCCGAT
The window above is part of the Aestuariirhabdus haliotis genome. Proteins encoded here:
- a CDS encoding TonB-dependent receptor domain-containing protein, whose protein sequence is MLRSQSVFKLSCLALSVAMVNSALAEDKQVKSEEAAQETVTVWGTEIQSTSLNLTSDDIQMRQADHLSDLLRIIPGVDVGGAHSLNQRITIRSMDDKDLRITIDGANQNTYMYHHMGNLQIHADILQSAEIKVGKTSVIDGGLGGVVNFKTKSARNLLRPGEEWGGIARATYEDNKSKAVSGTAYGQITERLDLLAYYNFVDRDNFEVGEGKIKDENGNKIPGTNGTVKGLDGEVKDALIKTGFDISDNQRIKFGFERYEDEGDYSYRPDMGLTTDLIIAERLGIDLTYPTEFTRDTYTLNYDAEFDATIIEASLFLNESELERDESGLYNWRPEFAGTVKGEADNFGYRVLANTMFDFGFDQSLKYGLEMIQYDTEYHFKSDDLAIAPDRRSKEDADNYALFVENDISITNDLNLILGVRYDDYSIDSTVVDKSYDETTYGWGLDYSPTDNLRIKASQTQLFKGPEIGEVFVGAGLYDTPNPDIKAETGVNSELSVGFEDQVLGSDRFTAGITLFKTEIDDYIYDNTINRNTKSNVGDMEITGYEAYLGYDLGPLKVLVTYSKADSELDAFERFSEFDGARLDREQGDTISLIVDYEMNPETTLHWDMLHVKDLHAGLDLDSTSLDSGNKKDGYTVHNLSARWNPKSLQGLTIIAGIDNLFDEYYASQSSRTGVSSHPLFGSLYLQDVEPGRNAKVTVSYQY
- a CDS encoding ABC transporter substrate-binding protein, encoding MWVSGLLLALLTFTFEAKATIRLVDIAGRTVVLEKPAEKVVLGEGRFMSVLGVLGIKQPTRRVVGMMNDLRLYDPASFERYRQSLPDIDDIPSFGNTNEQSVSVEKIILLNPDVAIFGLSGHGPGKRSRHIIERLEAAGIPIVFIDFRSDPIKNTARSVEIVGEVLGVPEKGKAFSEFYRQELNKVSRVVNDIDPSEYPSVLFELRVSNRQACCLTVSRGMFAEMASVAGGRSIATDLLPGQVGELSLEHAIRSEFDIYVGTAIGSLAESEPGGSVSGKNDKDRHYQNMVLGPGVNQLQARASLQALLSRKGVEDFSAIEKGRAYAIWHHFYNSPMNIYAVQRLAKWFHPERFASLNPEEMLSTMLEGFYPVDLAGSYSVAID
- a CDS encoding DUF2218 domain-containing protein; the encoded protein is MYRSHTDVPAIKSEKYIATLAKHFSKKVRVDTNEDRSTVYFPMGVCHMSLLNGAMAFSCEADDEGALEAVEGVISSHVTMLGELKSYQISWSRC
- a CDS encoding FecCD family ABC transporter permease; protein product: METPAVYEAATTAQRYRKNNLKRQYLLAIGFLLLLLSVLADVVTGPGSFSVSTVLDVVLGLGNSSPQAQIIIWDIRLPTALLALLVGAMLGAAGAEMQTILNNPLADPFTLGISSASSFGAALAIVLGGSLGLELFPLLSDGLVTVSAFGFALLTSCSLYFLIRRRGASSETMVLVGIALLFTFNALLSLLQYSATDVQLSQIVFWMMGSLSKANWLSVSVCSVVVLLVVPLFLYRSWALTALRMGDEKAESLGVDTRRVRIEMLLCISLLTATAVSFVGTIAFVGLVGPHIARMLVGEDQRFFLPMSLISGALIMSLTSLVSKSVTDGVVYPVGIITSLVGIPFFISLILGSQRRRWN
- a CDS encoding ABC transporter ATP-binding protein, producing MSLNVDHLTVSYGAKRVLDKLQLSNIAAGRLTVLLGPNAAGKSTLFKSLAGLIAAEAASISLNGVELQSLTRAKRFQSVSYMPQVFSANVHLTVFEAVLLARKSLSRWQVDEDDLDAVEIWLQRCQVESLADRYVSELSGGQQQLVSLCQMMVRSPDLILLDEPTSALDLKRQLQVMSLLKAETVKRNAVTIVAMHDLGLAARFADQVILMNAGRVLGQGDTETLFSSSLITETYGVQVEVLRSSRGELIVAPLTSDEAGNLSGL
- a CDS encoding helix-turn-helix transcriptional regulator; amino-acid sequence: MLPSVWLSPGTLTVYGAALDASAHKHHAIQLVWPAGDFVIHSQGETFTGPVMINSQVEHRMQMAAGWVILVEPQSDFGQQLADYLQHRSLMAIDIAGFNGAVPEQGDSLAPLLAPLLSAIGLDKHYAHSNGTTMLSDQRIQQLLAELDRCLLSRCLKPSGWRAADVSRQLGLSESRFLHLFREQVGIAWRPYLLWRRTICAINGMLRGEQATTAAHAAGFSDSAHLSRTFRTLFGMSIRAVKQPSKPG
- a CDS encoding DUF1295 domain-containing protein; translated protein: MHLITPLLPFLAGWALLFFTADLAQLGWVNAIGQLLLFSVAVCLPAWKTGRLSYVDIGWPLGLAVIGALTLALADGNPIRSLVVSGVYLFIGLRMGLGALNLWRHGAFKKEFPRYQYQRLRWERKGIKNIPVMMQVEALVQGVANMSFLAFPAFIIASNSSPEIHPLEIIGLLLWLGAFAMESVADAQKLAFLRKMKQQGLKHQVCNVGLWRYSRHPNYFAEWMVWNALVIAALPSWLGRYGQDTLWVWALLGVGLAFASRIMYVTLVHYTGAKPAEYFSVQKRPAYKSYQQTTNMFFPGPRKNNTTETEAETPQ
- a CDS encoding molybdopterin-dependent oxidoreductase, which produces MSEIQTHYRTCNICEAMCGIEIKHQGTEIISIKPDQQDPFSRGHICPKAVALQDYYHDPERLKTPMRKTDSGWQPISWEDAFTEIGTKMRAIQQQHGADSVGVYLGNPNAHNFGNAIFLPHFFKALGSKSRFSSASADQMPHHVAANYVLGSGMAISVPDINRTDFMLIIGGNPVVSNGSMMSGAGMPDRIKAIQQRGGKVVVVDPRRTETAKIASEHLFIRPEKDALLLMAMIHSIIENNLGNLRHLQPIIEGYQQVVSAAAEFSPETVADTVGISASQIHQLAQDFANAPSAVCYSRMGASTQSFGGLCQWLTLVLNIITGNFDRAGGAMFPQPAFDLLRTVKPGKPNSYGRHQSRVRKLPFFNGEFPIAALAEEITTEGEGQIKAMFCIAGNPVLSAPNGDGLDKAFEQLDFMVAVDIYLNETTKHADIILPATTGLEVAHFDVFFNSFAVSNTVKYSPPLFDKTPEQKHDWEILKNLASCLTGAPDDGSTPEFILDMTLKSGHYKDQEMSLKKLQDNPHGIDLGPLQPCAKERIKTADGSIQLAPEFFLQDLPRLRASLQEDAAVKAQFPFDLVSRRLVRNHNTWTHNAHRLIKGKNPVTLQLHSQDAEALNISAGQKVRVQSATGQVQIDVEINDDMLPGVVSIPQGWGHDHKNTGMSVAAQQPGVSINSLTDHRRVDLLTGNAAFNGTPVRIEAA